The Aricia agestis chromosome 8, ilAriAges1.1, whole genome shotgun sequence genomic sequence gttcccacgcgataaccGAATTTAGACGCAACGATGATGACGATGATATAGTCAACTTAAAGCAAAAGCCGTGATAGGTAGAGCCTTAATCTTTACGGTTTAAGAAATTTCGTGGAACtaaattagttaaaaattaaaaggtttaGCTAAGCGACGTTTTTATGACCCCTAAGATCTTTTAACCTGCTTACCTTTTACTCCCGTTTTTACAGCACGTGACGTACAGCTACGTAAAGTTGGAGTTGAAAAGGGGTTGTAAGCTGTAATCAGAAACGCAGGCGCTTACTGCagggtttaaactttaaacttaGTTGAAATATAACATCAAAGTTATAAGTAATACGTTGATGTACTAGCCCTTAAAAGTAGTTAACTATaaagaaaaaactttttaatagaTATATTCTGCCAGAGTCTTCGTATTTTGacaaaataatcttaaaaactTGATTTAATAGCAACTCTTTGTTAATACGGCTATAATTCTTATAGGAAATGAAACACCTTAGCATCATGGTGCATATGAATGTAAAAATTGGGTGAATGTGGGAGGTGAGGCCCTTAGATAAATCGGACCGTCTAACGGTCAGTTTTCGGTTCAATGACTCGATTCGGACGCTCAATTTTCGCTGTACTGTTAGAGCTAGAAGAATCCTACGAATATTTGAAGACACGAGTGGTTGAAGGTAATTAACATAGTAACATCTATCTCCTAAATATATAACtcgaaggtgactgactgacattgTGATCTGATCTATcaacgcccaaaccactggacggatcgagctgGGCATGCAgctagatgttatgacgtaggcatccgctaggaatggattttgatcaattctacccccaaggggataaaataggggacgaaagtttgtatgaaactttgtcaattttaaaccgatcgggctgaggcTTTGCATACtacgcgggcaacagctagttttacaACATAAAAGCAATCACTcatttttccttataatttgaacaaaccttacttcatcatctggccatacataaaatccactttttttatctatttcatcCTCTCATGTGTTCGTTTATCTTTTGATCAAAGCTTTTCTTATTCCTGATGTTAAGCGGCCGTTGTCGAGCTTCTGAGACTTTTGGCgggaatttattaaatttatattttcaatagCGATAGTCGATTGGATAATATTTTGCAAAGTAGTTCGCTGGCAAAGTAGTAGTGtaagaaaactaagtgataatactttagggtgtgtacgtgttccttgtagagagttcactgtgaaagtaacagcgctgaaagaccaatattttttacttttgtatgggcaagcgccccggcGTCACGAGTTTCGTCACCATAaagtagttttgttacaccttgtacatGAGTATAGCAGTTaaataccctaaagtatttagCACTTTATTTTGGTACaccatgtataatgtatatagaaACTTCTATAAAAAACTTTAGAGTGCAGGCAGGAGAGGCCAACATATGAAACCATTTTGATTTTAGGTGTGACTGGGAGTCGCAGCAAAGTTTTAGAAACtacttaaggcgctgtggttgttgcaactacgtaaaatgggttttttaaaactcgtttttagtaaaggaaatgtcattacttaagtataaaataagtaccgttttaaaattgagaaaatttcctatacgcaaaggtatatcagtacacaatttgaaaaattctcctcgatagaaaaaatctcaaagatgactcttataacgctgtttttcctaattaaatcattttatggctaaattacacactttctagaaaaaacaaaaaatgtagtatatattgtgtcgtaacctaacgtaaacgatttgatatatttgatttgcgaatactaaaaacaaaaggtttttactttttactcctattttctattatcaaggcacgcggcgagcgcgtaaagGTGGGTACAGACTGGTGAAACGTAACATGAAATGTATAATTCTGCCTTTCATTGCATGTTCGCTGCAAGCGTGGACGCATAGCGCGCTCTTAACGCGCATTCACTACGAACCTCCCGCGTTCGTCTGTTTCCGCCATTCTGCCGCGAACACGGCCCTTCGATACACGTTTTTTTCGTGCGCGTCACTTACAAAACCATAGATCACACGAAGCATGGAGTCCGAAGACCACGTTCTTGCTATGACGATTATCAGTActtcattattaataatacatcAACTCATGAAAACACGCCGAAGACCCCGACGTTGGTGGCGGACAGAATTGTATAAACGGAGAGAAGGTAGATAACTGCTTACTGATATGAATTTTCAGCACATAAGTGGACAATACAAAAACTTTACTAGGATGACGCCAACAGACTTTGAAAATTTACTCGAGATGATTGGACCAAGAATTAGTCGAAACCATACAAATTTAAGAGCTCCAATTTCAATCCAAGATAGGCTAGCAATAACACTTCGATTTTTAGGTTCCGGGGACTCTTACACAAGTCTGCAGTATACGTTTAGAGTATCGAAACAATCCATAAGTGCTATTGTACCTGAAGTGTGCGCCGCAATAATGGAGGAATTAAAAGAATACATTAAGGTACGTATTatgaaaatctttatttatgtTTAGAAGTGTCTTTATTTATCACATTAAATCATTAAAGTCATCCATAGAAGACGTGTAAGACTCTTGTGAAGAGACCGACAAGGGCGGCTGGTTGGTTGGATAGTCAGTAGTATCTTCATTTCTTGCCGTAGTATAGCCATAGGGTCCCGCTTCGTTTGTGCCCGATGGTGGTCCGGCCGATGTTGAGGGACGATTAGAATATCCGGTCAGATCCACACAGTTCTGTCTTGCCCTGGATAAATAGTCATCTTGGTGTGAACCATATGCATGGTTATTTTGATGACGCCACGATTCGTAATATCCCCTGTCAgctttcataattatttcaaaaattgcaTGTTCGACCGAAGTCCTAGTTTGTGGAGAATAACTAGTCATTTTAGCCCCTATAAAGGAAGCGAAACTTTTCGTTGTATCAGAAACACCTATCGAATTGTCCAATTTGTTGGCTGTTGTTTTCAGTATTCCCATCACATCTGAGAGCACATTGTCATCCCTCCTGGTTTGTTTAGCGCTCTTTGGACTACATTCATTTGGTAGTACTGGAGGGGTGAACACATTTTGGTCGGCAGTGTTTTCCAAGTCCGAGCGATGAAGTGACTcctaaaaatgcaaaaaataattaattgttttctttttagatACCAACGACAGCCGAAGCCTGGTTGAAGATAAGCAAGGAGTTTGAAGACCGGTGGAACTTTCCACACTGTTCAGGGGCATTAGACGGAAAGCACGTTATACTTGAAGCACCTATCAAAAGCGGAACCGAGTtctataattataaacaaaattttagcaTCGTTTTGTTTGCTCTAGTTGATGCAgattataattttctattcgTAGACGTGGGATGCCAAGGGAGAATTTCAGATGGCGGAGTTTTCAAAGATACCACATTATATGATATGATAGAGAATCACACAATAAACCTGCCATCGCCGCGTCCACTCCCCGATAGAAATATTTCCATCCCATATTTTTTTGTAGGCAATAGTGCCTTTGCtttaagtgaaaacttgatgAAACCATATGGTGGGACACCTCCAAAGGGTTCATCGAAGAGAATATTTAATTACCGATTAAGTAGAGCTAGACGGATTGTTGAGAACGTATTTGGAATTATATCGTCTGTGTTCAGAGTTTTAAGAAAACCAATGCTTTTACAGCCTGATAATGCTGAATTGGTAGTTATGGCAATCGTTCTTctacataattatttgaaacgtcattctagaaacgtgttCATAACTCCAGGATTAGTTGATCAGGAGGTAGAAGGAATTTTAAATGAAGGTTCGTGGAGGCGAAATAATGACGACATGACATCATTACTGCCCATAAGAAATATTCCCAGACGATCACCTGCACATCTAAATGCTATTAGAGATGAATTGGCTGATTATTTTACGAAAGAAGGAAAGGTTTCTTGGCAAGACAGATGTTCATAGAATAATCCATACCGTATTTTTTCTCTTTCTCGGTGTGTTCCTGTCGTCTAAGAACTTCAAAGCATCATAGGCAAACCATCGACTTATGTATGTTTCCGAGGCACCTGCAACCGAGTAATACAAAGTTAATTGTTtaggataaataaataatgtagctgAAACATGAGGTTTGAATTCCTTTTTCTCGTTTTTGCATCGAAATTGGTCCATCCGTTTAAGCGCTACGAtgctacagacagacaggccCACAGTTTTAGGGGTCagacttataacacccctcgtTTTACGTCAGAAGTAAACAATTACACATTCTCGTGGTATTTTTTATACACTTACATTACCACTTACATTACAATACAGGCTGTCCCGTAAATAGTACGACATACTGCCAGAGGTTAAAGTACTCATCAATACGAACAACTTTTACTATGGGACCAACTTCGAaatcgcgaaaaaaaatcaGCTGTGGCAGTATGTCGTAGTATTTACGGGACATCCTGTATGTTTTTATCTACCATTATACTTTATGTAGATACTATGTGGTTAATGTTGCTGGTTTCACAATGTTATAGATTTAAATACCAAAAttttacactaattaatgtgATTACCTACTGTTTGTTAATCTTTataaatgaagaaaaaaaaaacaataataatacaaacatTAATCATTATTCTTACCTTTTCCTGTCccctttgattttttttccttcAGCTTTTCGCGGCGGTATGAAGAGAGAAGACTAACAATTTTGTTGTTGCATTTTTCTACAGTCATTGACATCAACTTTGCGATTTCCGACCACGCATCTTGCTTAAGATTTTTCTtaaaatagttttcattttGTGGGTTCCACAAAATTTCACGAACTCTGTACGCATCTATCAAGCAAAATGCTTTTTCCTCACTCCACGCAGTGTCGTCCTCCATGTTCGTTGCGTGCACGTGTTGATTTCAAAACGACCGTCCACGTTGGCTGCTCCGCGCACACTGCGCGCCCCTTTGTGTTCGTTCGAAAAACCGACAAATCACGGATCGctccgcgcgcggcttgtaatGCTCGTAGCGTGCGCGTGAAATGCACATTTCGCGCGCACAAGACGTCCAAACTATGAGAAATTGTTACAAAGTGTGTTACCTTTCATGATACATTGCAGCAATGTGTACGGTGAATTCTTTCATTGCATGACACATTGCATGTTACGTTTCACCAGTCTGTACCCACCATAACCGCcgctgtacaaggcgcgctgatatgaatgttattttggtgtcctcaatgtcgatattcgtactgacagacatcgacctgcttattttagggactactgggccttaaataGTCATTATACAGGCTTCCGTAAAAGAGTGATAAAGCCCTACTTACTACTAGTCCTCCTTGATAATATTAGAcgcataaatgtaaaaatattataatgaggataaaaagacataatattatgacaatgaAGTTGAAAGGATTTTCTCACGTTTCCATTTTCACTTAATTTCTCCTTGATcaccttacaagttacaacccacGATGCTATATTAAAATGCATAGTATTTATATTGTACCGTTAggattaattttaatacttagggcctgttttaccacttcctgataagtgacgaataggcgaACCACCAGCCACCagccaccaattaacttgacagatctagtatggagaatctgtcaaaaaatttgtgaatagcctattcggcactttattagaaagcggtgaaacaggccctaagaaatAAAATCTAACTAAATTCTTAGCAACATGATATGAATAGGCACCTACTACAATTTTTGAATCCCCGAAATGATAACAAGGCTATATGTATTTTGGGCCATTGTGCATTATTTAGTATGGGaggaaaattataattttcttgTAAGACGAAAGACGGCTGGAGGGAATGGGgtttgtccatttttttaaaattgtttattccCTTATTttcttactataaaatattatatcaacaaAATAGTCTTTTAAATCTTTTAAATCGCATATAGAGAAGAAACATTTAATTGCAGTATAATTAGAATCGCAATTTGCAAATGCAATTTCAA encodes the following:
- the LOC121729842 gene encoding uncharacterized protein LOC121729842, which translates into the protein MEDDTAWSEEKAFCLIDAYRVREILWNPQNENYFKKNLKQDAWSEIAKLMSMTVEKCNNKIVSLLSSYRREKLKEKKSKGTGKGASETYISRWFAYDALKFLDDRNTPRKRKNTESLHRSDLENTADQNVFTPPVLPNECSPKSAKQTRRDDNVLSDVMGILKTTANKLDNSIGVSDTTKSFASFIGAKMTSYSPQTRTSVEHAIFEIIMKADRGYYESWRHQNNHAYGSHQDDYLSRARQNCVDLTGYSNRPSTSAGPPSGTNEAGPYGYTTARNEDTTDYPTNQPPLSVSSQESYTSSMDDFNDLM